A single region of the Glycine max cultivar Williams 82 chromosome 20, Glycine_max_v4.0, whole genome shotgun sequence genome encodes:
- the LOC100812913 gene encoding uncharacterized protein LOC100812913 codes for MATLMGKAPRILYTTQHLVNNSVTLPTNFAAMATHSAATERTYKESFDSAANKRYADHIIPHILHLYGSSATSRDFEIYAANASFEDPLMCAHGVKQIKSAFYTLPKVFKKSKIVEYSIKENMVSPGKGEILIDNKQYYKFLGKDINMVSLIKLYIEEGKVVRHEDWWDKKPISNRETAKLPLLGRIAEMTRRGSMLATHVLMRFGKDPNV; via the exons ATGGCCACGTTGATGGGTAAAGCGCCACGAATTCTATACACCACccaacacttggtgaacaattcTGTTACGCTTCCGACAAACTTTGCTGCAATGGCTACTCACTCTGCTG CGACGGAGAGGACTTACAAAGAATCATTCGATTCCGCTGCAAACAAGCGCTACGCTGATCACATAATTCCTCATATTCTGCATCt gtATGGATCATCTGCAACCTCTCGCGACTTTGAAATCTATGCCGCAAATGCTTCATTTGAGGATCCACTTATGTGTGCCCACGG GGTGAAACAGATCAAATCAGCATTCTATACTCTTCCCAAG GTATTTAAGAAGTCAAAGATAGTGGAATACAGTATCAAAGAAAATATGGTTTCACCAGGAAAAGGAGAG ATATTAATTGACAATAAGCAATACTACAAATTCTTGGGGAAGGATATAAATATGGTATCACTAATCAAGTTGTATATTGAGGAGGGTAAAGTTGTTCGCCATGAGGACTG GTGGGACAAAAAACCAATTTCAAATAGAGAAACGGCGAAGCTGCCACTGCTTGGTCGAATAGCAGAAATGACTCGCAGGGGATCAATGCTGGCAACACATGTGCTTATGAGATTTGGGAAGGACCCAAATGTGTGA